A stretch of Aphelocoma coerulescens isolate FSJ_1873_10779 chromosome 1A, UR_Acoe_1.0, whole genome shotgun sequence DNA encodes these proteins:
- the MPST gene encoding 3-mercaptopyruvate sulfurtransferase, which translates to MALGSERATVDPLSQVDSGRIQKLANLSQDSGAMSQQLLYRALVSAKWLSEAIKSQQAGLALRIVDASWYLPKMKRDPKREFEERHIPGAVFFDIDQCSDRTSPYDHMLPKASDFAEYVGKLGVGNDSHVVVYDGSDQGLFSAPRVWWMFRVFGHEAVSLLDGGLKNWQREGNALSSGKTQVAPSEFHASLDKSLVKTYEDVLDNLDSHRFQLVDARAAGRFRGVEPEPRDGIEPGHVPGSTSIPFTDFLTESGLEKTPEQIRTLFQEKKVDLLKPVVATCGSGVTACHVALGAYLCGKPDVAVYDGAWVEWYMRAQPENIISEGKGKTV; encoded by the exons ATGGCACTGGGATCTGAACGTGCAACTGTGGATCCCTTAAG TCAGGTGGACTCAGGCAGAATCCAGAAATTGGCTAATCTCAGCCAGGACTCGGGAGCGATGTCGCAACAACTCCTCTACCGGGCTCTGGTGTCTGCAAAATGGCTTTCAGAAGCCATCAAGTCCCAGCAAGCTGGCCTGGCCTTGAGAATCGTGGATGCATCCTGGTATTTGCCGAAGATGAAGCGTGATCCGAAGCGGGAGTTTGAGGAGCGCCACATCCCTGGTGCAGTGTTTTTTGACATTGACCAGTGCAGTGACCGAACCTCGCCTTACGATCACATGCTGCCCAAGGCTAGTGACTTTGCCGAGTATGTGGGGAAGCTGGGTGTGGGGAATGATTCCCACGTTGTGGTGTATGATGGCAGCGACCAAGGCCTCTTCTCAGCACCCCGGGTATGGTGGATGTTCCGGGTCTTTGGACATGAAGCTGTCTCCCTGCTCGATGGTGGCCTGAAGAACTGGCAGCGAGAGGGGAATGCGCTGAGCTCTGGGAAAACCCAGGTAGCTCCATCTGAGTTCCATGCCTCCTTGGACAAGTCCCTGGTGAAAACTTATGAGGATGTCTTAGATAACTTGGATTCCCATCGTTTCCAACTAGTGGATGCCCGCGCTGCAGGACGGTTCCGGGGAGTAGAGCCAGAACCCCGAGATG GAATTGAGCCTGGTCACGTCCCTGGGTCGACGAGCATCCCCTTCACTGATTTCCTCACAGAGTCTGGCTTAGAGAAGACCCCTGAGCAGATCCGTACTCTGTTCCAGGAGAAGAAGGTGGACCTCTTAAAGCCAGTGGTAGCCACATGTGGCTCTGGGGTCACTGCCTGCCACGTGGCTCTGGGGGCCTACCTCTGTGGCAAGCCAGATGTCGCAGTGTACGACGGGGCCTGGGTGGAGTGGTACATGCGGGCACAGcctgaaaatattatttctgagggaaaggggaaaacagtgTAA
- the TST gene encoding thiosulfate sulfurtransferase → MARQGLSRALVTAAWLAEAVRAGRVGAGLRVLDASWYPPKERNARQEFKERHIPGASFFDIEECRDKSSPYDFMLPSESHFAEYVGGLGVSNDTHVVVYDGDEVGTFYAPRAWWMFRAFGHKEVSVLNGGFKNWVKEGHPVTAEVTQPTPAIFKARLNKALVKTFEEMVQNVSSLKFQVVDSRPEGRFRGTELDQGLESGHIPGAVNIPFHSFLSETGHEKSIEEIQEIFREKKVDLSKPLTATCRKGVTACQIALAAFLCGKRDVAVYDGSWSEWFHRAPPHYKVSESKRSKA, encoded by the exons ATGGCGCGGCAGGGTCTCAGCCGGGCGCTGGTCACGGCCGCCTGGCTGGCGGAGGCGGTGCGGGCCGGGCGGGTGGGCGCCGGCCTGCGGGTGCTGGACGCCTCCTGGTACCCCCCCAAGGAGCGAAACGCCCGGCAGGAGTTCAAGGAGAGGCACATCCCCGGCGCGTCGTTCTTCGACATCGAGGAGTGCCGGGACAAGTCCTCCCCGTACGACTTCATGCTGCCCAGCGAGTCCCACTTCGCCGAGTAcgtgggggggctgggggtcagCAATGACACCCACGTGGTGGTGTACGATGGGGACGAGGTGGGCACCTTCTACGCCCCCCGCGCCTGGTGGATGTTCCGGGCCTTTGGGCACAAGGAGGTCTCTGTGCTGAACGGTGGCTTCAAGAACTGGGTGAAGGAGGGGCACCCCGTCACGGCGGAGGTCACCCAGCCCACCCCGGCTATCTTTaaggccaggctgaacaagGCCCTGGTGAAGACTTTTGAGGAGATGGTACAGAACGTGTCGTCCCTAAAGTTCCAGGTGGTGGATTCCCGCCCCGAGGGCCGGTTTCGGGGGACAGAGCTGGACCAAG GGTTGGAATCTGGCCACATCCCTGGTGCTGTGAACATACCCTTCCACTCATTCCTATCAGAAACAGGGCATGAGAAGAGTATTGAGGAGATCCAGGAAATATTCCGGGAGAAGAAAGTGGATCTCTCGAAGCCGCTGACGGCCACGTGCCGCAAGGGTGTCACGGCGTGTCAGATCGCCTTGGCAGCCTTCCTGTGCGGCAAGCGCGACGTGGCCGTGTACGATGGCTCCTGGTCCGAGTGGTTCCACCGAGCCCCACCACACTACAAGGTCTCCGAGTCGAAGCGCAGCAAGGCCTAG
- the CIMIP4 gene encoding ciliary microtubule inner protein 4 gives MELEPTAHRGREHCSLATISTLQRSSHLHTWTSAGPACLYEPPVATPGIMDQKCQAQGNAALETEQKGPSDATEMTENSLAWASLSDYQQLSYNLNVNLCQGGPLKSRSLMKDSYTPDVFQKAAIDPRHWHGRTINELGRWFEKYFLAVNVQKAMKEKYGGKKKKP, from the exons ATGGAGCTGGAGCCCACAGCTCATAGAGGGAGGGAGCATTGTTCCCTAGCAACCATCTCTACTCTTCAGCGTTCATCCCACCTCCATACCTGGACTTCAGCAGGACCTGCCTGCTTGTACGAACCACCAGTTGCCACACCAGGGATCATGGACCAG aaaTGTCAAGCTCAGGGCAATGCAGCATtagaaacagaacagaaaggACCCAGCGATGCTACTGAAATGACAGAAAACTCCTTGGCCTGGGCATCTCTTTCAGATTACCAACAGCTGAGTTACAACTTGAATGTAAATCTCTGCCAAG GTGGCCCACTGAAGAGCCGAAGCTTGATGAAAGATTCCTACACCCCTGATGTATTTCAGAAGGCAGCCATAGATCCCAGGCATTGGCATGGAAGGACAATTAATGAGCTAG GGAGATGGTTTGAGAAGTATTTCCTAGCTGTTAACGTGCAGAAAGCAATGAAGGAGAAATatgggggtaaaaaaaaaaagccctag